The following are from one region of the Odontesthes bonariensis isolate fOdoBon6 chromosome 16, fOdoBon6.hap1, whole genome shotgun sequence genome:
- the sptbn2 gene encoding spectrin family protein isoform X1, translating to MSTISPTDFDSLEIQQQYNDINNRWDLAAETDWDNENSSARLFERSRIKALADEREAVQKKTFTKWVNSHLGRVTCRIGDLYTDLRDGRMLIRLLEVLSGEQLPKPTKGRMRIHCLENVDKALQFLKEQKVHLENMGSHDIVDGNHRLTLGLIWTIILRFQIQDISVETEDNKEKKSAKDALLLWCQMKTAGYPNVNIHNFTTSWRDGLAFNAIVHKHRPDVIEFDNLKRSNAHYNLQNAFNVAEKELGLTKLLDPEDVNVDQPDEKSIITYVATYYHYFSKMKALAVEGKRIGKVLDYAIEADQLIEKYETLASELLQWIEQTIGTLNDRQLANSLNAVQNQLQAFNSYRTVEKPPKFTEKGNLEVLLFTIQSKMRANNQKVYMPREGKLISDINKAWERLEKAEHERELALRNELIRQEKLEMLAARFDRKAAMRETWLSENQRLVSQDNFGTDLGAVEAATRKHEAIETDIGAYWERVAAVESVAKELEAEGYHDVRRVLARRDNVLRLWEYLKELLAARRERLNSHRDLQRLFQEMRYIMDWMAEEKGRLQSQDSGKHLHDVLDLLQKHNLVEADISAQAERIKAVQGAAKRFTSYEQTYKPCEPGLVSEKVDQLGQAYEELGQLAATRRERLADSRRLWQFLWDLGEEGAWIREQEQILASGDCGRDLTSALHLLSKHEAFRDEMAARYGPLCNSIAAGETLVDEGHYGASEVTERIHDIRAQWTHLEETTRFREQSLKEAVALHQFQTDANDMDAWIMETFRQVSSQEVGHDEFSTQTLARKQREIDEEIQSHRPLIESLHEQAEQLPQAYMSSPQVDGRLPGIEQRYEELESLSAARRQALEGALALYRMFSEADACQLWVEEKEQWLHGMEIPTKLEDLEVVQQRFETLEPEMKNLGTRVIDVHQVAAQLLSSDNSSKDQIHHTRDQLNNRWTEFEQLAGQKKQALESALDIQNYHLECNEIQSWMKEKTKVIESTQGLGNDLAGVMALQRKLTGMERDLEAIQGKLDDLRGEAEKLASEHQDQAEEIQGHLAEIQEVWEDLNETMRRREESLGEASKLQGFLRDLDDFQSWLSRTQTAVASEDIPTSLPEAESLLTQHESIKNEVDNYKEDYEKMRAVGEEVTQGQTDAQHMFLAQRLQALDTGWHELRRMWENRHNLLAQAFDFQTFLRDAKQAEAFLNSQEYVLSHTEMPTSLQAAEEAIKKHEDFLTTTEASEEKITGVVEAGRRLINDSNANSDKIQEKVDSIQERHCKNKEAANELLTKLKDNRELQHFLQDGQELTLWINEKMLTAQDMSYDEARNLHSKWQKHQAFMAELASNKDWLDKIDKEGQALVAEKPELKPVVQQTLEDLQRQWEELEGTTRTKAQCLFDANRAELFTQSCSALDVWLKNIECQLHSDDYGKDLTSVNILLKKHQMMEHQMEVREKEVQSLQSQALALSQEDAGLTEIDGQQRHVTESFSGLQDPLKLRRQQLLASKEAHQFNRDLEDEILWVKERMPLATSIDHGKDLPTVQMLIKKNQTLQKEIQGHQPRIDDIHRRGQTQSQVDGERQSVLEERLVELKDLWDQLIAETDKRLARLVEANRAQQFYADGAEAEAWMGEQELHMMSEEKAKDEQSALTMVKKHQILEQALEDYAQTIHQLANSSRLMVNSEHPESERITLRQAQVDKLYAGLKDLAEERRGRLQERLRLTQLKREVDDLEQWIAEREVVAGSHELGQDYEHVTMLRDKFREFARDTSTIGQERVDGVNALADDLIESGHPENASVAEWKDGLNDAWADLLELIDTRTQMLAASYELHRFHQDAMEVLGRVKEKREALASDLGRDLNTVQHLHRQHNTFENDIQALSGQVNQVQDDAARLQKAYAGEKADDIQRSEHAVTSAWEGLLEAGQARRLLLEDTVEKFRFFNMVRDLMLWMDGVNLQIDAHDSPRDVSSAGLVIANHQDIKSEIETRVDSFTATTEMGNTLINNNHYAADEIREKLTQLQEKRDKINKKWQDKMDHLQIVLEVLQFGRDAYVAESWLAGQEPLVRAAELGANVDEVESLIKRHEAFEKLAAAWEDRFVLLEKLTTLEEQEILRRQEEEERARRPPTPPPAQEVARFETESQAHDSAARTSLDQTTLNQSVSVNGVHSDNDTSQQSLSLSLSVGKKSEPKRVCKPKQPERGSESESVNGPGRDSGLASSRLDPSATLPSRGGADSDPETMEGMLCRKQEMESHSKKAATRSWQNVYCVLRKGSLGFYKDNKSAANGIPYHGEVPISLGEAVCEIAHDYKKRKYVFKLRLGDGKEYLFQAKDEAEMSSWIRSIMSSIPTGSGDSPGGPRALSRAMTMPPISPSSGDTGGVTMRNKDGKDKDREKRFSFFGKKK from the exons ATGAGCGTGAAGCAGTACAGAAGAAGACCTTCACCAAATGGGTAAACTCTCATTTAGGCCGAGTAACCTGTCGCATTGGTGACTTGTACACAGACCTGCGGGATGGCCGTATGTTAATTCGCCTTCTGGAAGTGCTCTCGGGAGAGCAGCTG CCAAAGCCCACCAAGGGTCGCATGCGTATCCACTGCCTTGAGAATGTCGACAAAGCGCTGCAGTTTCTAAAAGAGCAAAAGGTCCATCTGGAAAACATGGGCTCACATGACATCGTGGATGGGAATCACCGTCTCACTCTGGGCCTCATCTGGACTATCATCCTTCGTTTCCAG atccaGGACATCAGTGTGGAGACGGAAGACAACAAGGAGAAGAAATCGGCCAAAGATGCCCTGCTACTTTGGTGCCAAATGAAAACTGCTGG TTATCCCAATGTCAACATCCACAACTTCACAACCAGCTGGAGGGATGGACTGGCGTTCAATGCCATTGTGCACAAACACAG ACCCGACGTGATTGAGTTTGACAACCTGAAGAGGTCCAACGCTCACTACAATCTCCAGAATGCTTTCAATGTGGCTGAGAAGGAACTGGGACTTACCAAGCTGCTGGACCCAGAGG aTGTTAATGTTGACCAGCCTGATGAAAAGTCCATCATTACCTACGTGGCAACCTACTACCATTACTTCTCCAAGATGAAAGCACTGGCAGTGGAGGGCAAACGAATTGGCAAG GTACTTGACTATGCTATTGAAGCTGACCAGCTGATAGAGAAATACGAGACCCTGGCATCAGAGCTTCTGCAGTGGATCGAGCAGACCATAGGCACGCTCAATGATCGGCAGCTAGCTAACTCGCTAAATGCTGTGCAGAACCAGCTTCAGGCGTTCAACTCCTACAGGACTGTGGAGAAGCCCCCGAA ATTTACGGAGAAAGGGAACTTGGAGGTTCTCCTCTTCACAATCCAAAGCAAGATGAGGGCAAACAATCAGAAAGTGTACATGCCAAGAGAGGGGAAACTCATCTCTGACATCAATAAG GCTTGGGAACGACTGGAGAAGGCAGAACATGAACGGGAGCTGGCTCTGAGAAATGAGTTGATTCGCCAAGAGAAGCTGGAGATGCTCGCTGCTCGCTTTGACCGGAAAGCTGCTATGCGGGAGACATGGCTGAGTGAAAACCAGAGGCTGGTGTCTCAG GATAACTTTGGAACGGACTTGGGAGCAGTGGAAGCCGCCACCCGTAAACATGAAGCCATTGAGACAGACATTGGGGCATATTGGGAACGTGTGGCTGCTGTGGAGTCGGTCGCCAAAGAGCTGGAAGCAGAGGGCTATCACGATGTGCGGCGTGTGCTCGCACGAAGGGATAACGTGCTCCGACTCTGGGAATATCTTAAAGAGCTCCTAGCTGCTCGCAGAGAACGTCTGAATTCTCATCGGGACCTTCAGAGACTATTTCAAGAAATGCGCTACATCATGGACTGGATGGCAGAAGAGAAG GGTCGCCTGCAGTCTCAGGACAGTGGTAAACATTTGCACGACGTGTTAGACCTACTACAGAAACACAATCTGGTGGAGGCTGACATTTCAGCACAGGCAGAAAGAATCAAGGCAGTGCAGGGAGCCGCCAAGCGCTTCACCTCCTATGAACAGA cttacAAGCCTTGCGAACCTGGACTAGTTAGTGAAAAGGTCGACCAGCTGGGTCAGGCCTATGAGGAACTTGGTCAGCTTGCTGCGACGCGCAGAGAGCGCCTCGCGGACTCGCGTCGTCTGTGGCAGTTCCTGTGGGATCTCGGAGAGGAAGGAGCCTGGATCAGAGAGCAGGAGCAGATCTTGGCGAGTGGAGACTGTGGCCGTGACCTCACCTCGGCCCTTCATCTACTCAGTAAACACGAGGCTTTCAGGGATGAGATGGCAGCCCGCTACGGCCCCCTGTGTAACAGCATCGCTGCTGGAGAAACTTTGGTAGATGAGGGACACTACGGAGCTTCAGAGGTCACCGAGAGGATTCACGACATCCGTGCACAGTGGACTCATCTGGAGGAG ACAACTAGGTTCAGAGAGCAGAGCCTCAAGGAAGCAGTGGCGCTGCATCAGTTTCAAACGGATGCCAACGACATGGATGCGTGGATTATGGAGACATTCAGACAAGTATCCAGTCAAGAGGTTGGCCACGATGAGTTTTCCACCCAAACTCTGGCTCGCAAGCAGAGGGAAATAGATGAGGAGATCCAAAGCCACCGCCCCCTTATAGAGTCCCTGCATGAGCAGGCCGAACAACTTCCACAGGCCTACATGTCTTCTCCACAA GTGGATGGTCGTCTGCCTGGTATTGAGCAACGCTACGAGGAGCTGGAGTCTCTGTCAGCAGCCCGGCGCCAGGCTCTGGAAGGTGCCCTGGCCCTCTATCGCATGTTCAGCGAGGCTGACGCCTGCCAGCTGTGGGTGGAGGAAAAGGAACAGTGGTTACACGGCATGGAGATCCCTACCAAACTGGAGGACTTGGAGGTGGTACAGCAGAG ATTTGAGACACTGGAACCTGAGATGAAGAACCTAGGAACTCGTGTCATTGACGTGCACCAGGTGGCCGCGCAGCTGCTGAGCTCAGACAACAGCAGCAAGGACCAGATCCACCATACAAGAGACCAGCTGAACAACAG ATGGACAGAGTTCGAGCAACTGGCTGGTCAGAAGAAACAAGCCCTCGAGTCGGCTCTTGACATCCAGAACTACCACCTCGAGTGTAATGAGATCCAGTCTTGGATGAAGGAGAAGACCAAAGTGATTGAATCTACTCAGGGCCTGGGCAATGACTTGGCTGGAGTGATGGCTCTGCAACGGAAGCTCACTGGAATGGAGAGGGACCTTGAGGCTATCCAA GGTAAATTGGATGACCTGAGAGGTGAGGCTGAAAAGCTGGCCAGTGAGCATCAAGATCAGGCCGAAGAGATCCAAGGACATTTGGCCGAGATTCAAGAAGTGTGGGAGGATTTGAATGAAACCATGAGGCGACGGGAGGAGTCGCTGGGAGAGGCCAGCAAACTCCAGGGCTTCCTCAGGGATCTGGATGACTTCCAGTCCTGGCTGTCCCGCACTCAGACAGCCGTGGCCTCGGAAGACATTCCTACTTCTCTGCCCGAGGCGGAGAGTTTGCTCACCCAACACGAGAGCATCAAGAACGAGGTTGACAACTACAAGGAAGACTATGAGAAGATGCGGGCCGTCGGCGAGGAGGTGACCCAGGGCCAGACGGATGCCCAGCACATGTTCTTGGCCCAGAGGCTTCAGGCGCTGGACACTGGCTGGCATGAGTTGCGTCGCATGTGGGAGAATCGTCACAATCTTTTGGCCCAAGCCTTTGACTTCCAGACCTTCCTGAGAGATGCAAAGCAGGCGGAGGCTTTCCTCAACAGCCAG GAGTATGTGCTGTCCCACACGGAGATGCCCACCAGTCTTCAGGCGGCCGAGGAGGCCATTAAGAAGCATGAGGATTTCCTCACCACCACAGAGGCCAGTGAGGAGAAGATAACTGGTGTTGTGGAGGCTGGACGGCGCCTCATTAATGACTCCAATGCAAACTCTGATAAGATCCAGGAAAAAGTCGATTCAATCCAGGAAAG ACATTGTAAGAATAAGGAGGCTGCAAATGAGCTGCTGACTAAACTTAAGGATAACCGTGAACTTCAACACTTCCTCCAAGACGGGCAAGAG CTGACGCTGTGGATCAACGAGAAGATGCTGACAGCTCAGGACATGTCTTATGATGAAGCCAGAAATCTTCACAGCAAGTGGCAGAAACACCAGGCTTTCATGGCAGAGCTGGCCTCCAACAAAGACTGGCTGGACAAGATTGATAAG GAGGGCCAAGCGCTGGTGGCAGAGAAGCCCGAGTTGAAACCTGTTGTCCAGCAGACTCTGGAGGACCTGCAGCGTCAGTGGGAGGAGCTGGAGGGCACCACTCGCACCAAGGCCCAGTGCTTGTTTGATGCTAACAGGGCAGAGCTCTtcacacagagctgctctgctctGGATGTCTGGTTGAAAAACATCGAGTGTCAGCTGCATAGTGACGACTACGGAAAAGATTTGACCAGTGTCAACATCCTCCTCAAAAAGCACCAG ATGATGGAGCATCAGATGgaggtcagagagaaggaggtgcAGTCTCTGCAGTCTCAGGCTCTCGCTCTGTCCCAGGAAGACGCTGGGCTGACTGAAATAGACGGTCAGCAGAGGCACGTCACTGAGAGCTTCTCAGGCCTTCAGGACCCTCTCAAACTGAGGAGGCAGCAACTGCTCGCCTCTAAGGAAGCGCATCAGTTCAACAGAGACCTGGAGGATGAAATT CTTTGGGTGAAGGAGAGAATGCCCCTGGCCACTTCCATCGACCATGGAAAAGACCTGCCCACCGTGCAGATGCTCATCAAGAAGAACCAG ACTTTGCAGAAGGAGATCCAGGGCCATCAACCTCGCATCGATGACATCCACAGACGAGGCCAGACTCAGAGCCAGGTTGATGGGGAGCGACAGTCTGTGTTAGAGGAGCGCCTCGTTGAGCTGAAGGACCTCTGGGACCAACTGATTGCAGAGACGGACAAGCGCCTTGCCCGTTTGGTAGAGGCCAACCGTGCCCAGCAGTTCTACGCTGATGGAGCTGAGGCGGAGGCCTGGATGGGAGAGCAGGAGCTGCACATGATGTCGGAAGAAAAAGCAAAG gatGAGCAAAGCGCCTTAACGATGGTCAAAAAGCATCAGATCCTGGAACAGGCACTTGAAGACTATGCCCAGACCATTCACCAGCTGGCCAACAGCAGTCGCCTCATGGTCAACAGTGAGCACCCAGAGAG TGAAAGAATCACCCTACGACAAGCCCAAGTTGACAAGCTGTACGCGGGCCTCAAAGACCTTGCTGAGGAGCGGCGTGGGCGGCTTCAGGAAAGACTGCGGCTGACCCAGCTGAAGCGGGAGGTGGACGACCTGGAACAGTGGATCGCTGAGAGGGAAGTGGTCGCTGGCTCCCATGAACTGGGACAAGATTACGAACACGTCACA ATGCTGAGGGACAAGTTCCGCGAGTTCGCTCGTGACACCAGCACCATCGGCCAAGAGCGCGTGGATGGCGTGAACGCGTTGGCAGATGATCTCATCGAGTCGGGTCACCCTGAGAATGCCAGCGTGGCCGAGTGGAAGGACGGCTTGAACGACGCCTGGGCCGACCTGCTGGAGCTCAtcgacacacgcacacaaatgtTAGCGGCCTCCTATGAGCTGCACCGCTTCCATCAAGACGCCATGGAGGTGCTGGGGCGTGTAAAGGAGAAGAGGGAGGCTTTGGCTTCAGACCTCGGCCGCGACCTGAACACAGTTCAGCATCTACACAGACAGCACAACACGTTTGAAAATGACATCCAGGCCCTGAGCGGACAG GTGAACCAGGTGCAGGATGATGCGGCACGGCTGCAGAAGGCCTACGCTGGCGAGAAGGCAGACGACATTCAGAGGAGCGAACACGCTGTGACTTCTGCCTGGGAGGGCCTGCTGGAGGCGGGCCAGGCCCGCAGGCTCCTCCTGGAGGACACGGTGGAGAAATTCCGCTTCTTCAATATGGTGCGAGACCTCATGCTGTGGATGGATGGCGTCAACCTGCAGATCGATGCACACGACAGCCCCAG GGACGTCTCCTCGGCAGGGTTGGTCATTGCCAATCATCAGGACATCAAGTCGGAGATCGAGACCAGAGTAGACAGCTTTACTGCTACTACTGAGATGGGAAATACTCTCATCAACAATAACCACTATGCTGCTGATGAG ATCCGAGAGAAACTCACTCAGCTCCAGGAAAAGAGAGACAAGATTAACAAAAAGTGGCAAGACAAGATGGACCATTTACAAATCG TGCTTGAAGTGCTGCAGTTTGGACGCGACGCTTATGTGGCAGAGTCGTGGCTGGCAGGGCAAGAACCTCTGGTGCGAGCCGCGGAGCTCGGCGCAAACGTAGACGAGGTGGAAAGCCTGATCAAGCGCCACGAAGCCTTTGAGAAACTCGCTGCAGCCTGGGAAGATCGCTTTGTGCTGCTGGAGAAACTCACTACA CTCGAGGAACAGGAGATACTGAGGaggcaagaagaagaagagcgagCGAGGCGACCTCCTACGCCGCCACCAGCACAAGAAGTGGCGCGCTTTGAGACGGAAAGTCAAGCACACGATTCTGCTGCCAG AACCAGTCTGGACCAGACCACACTGAATCAGTCGGTGTCGGTGAACGGAGTTCACAGTGATAACGACACATCTCAG CAGTCATTATCGCTATCGTTGTCAGTGGGAAAGAAATCAGAGCCTAAACGTGTCTGTAAGCCAAAGCAGCCGGAGCGT GGCTCAGAGTCTGAGTCTGTTAACGGGCCGGGGAGAGACAGTGGCCTGGCTTCTTCTCGCCTGGATCCATCGGCCACTTTACCGAGCAGAGGCGGAGCGGACTCTGACCCGGAAACCATGGAGGGGATGCTCTGTCGAAAACAGGAGATGGAGTCCCACAGCAAAAAGGCAGCTACAAG ATCCTGGCAGAATGTGTACTGTGTCCTAAGAAAAGGAAGTCTCGGGTTCTATAAAGACAATAAAAGCGCTGCCAACGGCATCCCGTACCACGGCGAGGTGCCCATCAGCTTGGGAGAGGCTGTGTGTGAAATAGCCCACGATTATAAAAAGAGGAAATATGTGTTCAAGCTAAG ACTAGGAGACGGGAAAGAGTATCTATTCCAAGCCAAGGATGAG GCGGAAATGAGCTCCTGGATTCGCTCCATCATGAGCTCCATTCCAACGGGATCGGGAGACTCGCCCGGAGGTCCGCGGGCCCTCAGCCGAGCCATGACCATGCCTCCCATCTCCCCGAGCTCAGGCGACACCGGAGGCGTCACCATGCGCAACAAAGACGGGAAAGACAAGGATCGCGAGAAGAGGTTCAGCTTCTTCGGCAAGAAGAAATAG